Proteins from one Leptonema illini DSM 21528 genomic window:
- a CDS encoding ribonuclease R family protein, whose protein sequence is MRTDQLLQYLEKHQGKEISKKEIERLTAKKDRRKGRLRGFFDVPDTDEVLEDLASLGLIKRERNSYLVRKPFLIEAKASMNPAGLIFAMPRLSAREKDKVRDLFIPPAKGAGALSGDIVAVRLVDRKKDRFEGEVISVVKRARRFHRFRVLTVGKDGMTPGVLLDMPGKFTSLINLKGLPADTRSRIKTDTVLIVELRGRNVRYQNAFFHEASFVRFEDETEFDLDFDRILLKYDLDPAYADLPFPAIDPDDQKQVPDWKKRKDLRKLYTITIDGADSKDFDDALSLEIVSKRKWRLYVHIADVSFYVQKGSPLDEEALSRSTSYYLANRVVPMLPPELSENLCSLVADHNRLAVTAEMEIDPATGRIKSSTFYRSIIRVDKRYTYDIAETRLDREDGPDADPILPALWQLAQKQKADRMKMGRIDLEIAEPKFKFGEQDRVIAIETRARLRSSMLIEECMLSANTAVAAFLKKKKAPTLYRIHSTMDETKLETLNAFFDIYNIDCRLDDTDPASLQEALEIARAKGPLESRIFNMLLLRSFMQAQYSPEPVGHWGLGFEDYCHFTSPIRRYPDLVVHRSLVNLIEKKKPAYVDDEMDVLALQTSEKERHAMEAERDMWKLKLIRFIEQSGRTEFHGFLTGFRPDLVYLELEECPVEGIVPAMHLSSEGELVLPDPFSVYIKRLSRPAFLGERWKLELDRIDTEALRLYFKPVWGTEERALGRSPNQKNQGQNRRGPRNQNGQSNGNRNGRQNNRRRNDSRGSKDSRGPQSGERRR, encoded by the coding sequence ATGAGAACAGACCAATTACTACAGTACCTTGAAAAACATCAGGGCAAAGAAATCAGCAAGAAAGAGATCGAACGCCTGACGGCGAAAAAAGACCGACGAAAAGGACGCCTGCGCGGATTCTTCGACGTTCCCGACACCGACGAGGTGCTTGAAGATCTCGCCTCTCTCGGCCTCATCAAACGCGAACGAAACTCGTATCTCGTACGCAAGCCTTTTTTGATCGAGGCGAAGGCGAGCATGAATCCGGCCGGCCTCATCTTCGCCATGCCGCGGCTTTCTGCCCGCGAGAAAGATAAAGTGCGCGATCTCTTTATTCCGCCGGCAAAAGGCGCCGGAGCGCTTTCCGGAGATATCGTCGCCGTAAGACTCGTCGATCGCAAGAAGGATCGCTTCGAAGGCGAGGTGATCTCAGTCGTCAAGCGCGCACGACGCTTTCATCGTTTTCGCGTGCTCACCGTCGGTAAAGACGGCATGACGCCCGGCGTGCTTCTTGATATGCCGGGCAAATTCACCTCGCTTATCAATCTGAAAGGATTGCCCGCCGATACGCGATCCCGTATCAAAACCGACACCGTACTCATCGTAGAGCTTCGCGGTCGTAACGTTCGTTACCAGAACGCCTTCTTTCATGAGGCAAGCTTCGTGCGCTTCGAAGATGAAACGGAGTTCGACCTCGACTTCGATCGCATTCTCTTAAAATATGATCTTGATCCGGCGTATGCCGATCTGCCCTTCCCTGCCATAGATCCCGACGACCAGAAGCAGGTTCCCGACTGGAAAAAGCGAAAGGATCTGCGCAAGCTTTACACGATCACCATCGACGGCGCCGATTCGAAAGACTTTGACGACGCCCTGAGCCTTGAGATCGTATCAAAGCGAAAATGGCGGCTCTACGTTCATATTGCCGACGTTTCCTTCTACGTGCAGAAAGGCAGCCCTCTTGATGAAGAGGCGCTTTCGCGTTCGACGTCCTATTACCTGGCAAACAGAGTCGTGCCGATGCTTCCGCCCGAGCTCTCTGAAAATCTCTGTTCGCTTGTCGCCGATCATAACCGGCTCGCCGTCACCGCCGAGATGGAGATTGATCCGGCTACGGGACGTATTAAATCGTCGACCTTCTATCGCTCGATCATCAGAGTCGATAAGCGTTATACATACGATATCGCCGAAACGAGGCTCGATCGCGAAGACGGGCCCGATGCCGATCCGATCCTGCCGGCGCTCTGGCAGCTGGCGCAGAAACAGAAGGCCGATCGTATGAAGATGGGCCGGATCGATCTTGAAATCGCCGAGCCTAAATTCAAGTTCGGCGAACAGGATCGCGTCATCGCCATCGAAACGAGAGCACGCCTTCGATCGAGCATGTTGATCGAAGAATGCATGCTTTCGGCGAATACGGCCGTCGCCGCTTTTTTAAAGAAGAAGAAGGCTCCGACGCTGTACCGCATCCATTCGACGATGGATGAAACGAAGCTCGAAACGCTGAACGCCTTCTTTGATATCTATAATATCGACTGTCGTCTGGATGATACAGACCCGGCTTCACTACAGGAAGCGCTTGAAATCGCCCGCGCAAAGGGGCCGCTTGAAAGCCGTATCTTCAATATGTTGCTTCTTCGTTCCTTCATGCAGGCGCAGTACAGCCCCGAGCCCGTCGGCCACTGGGGCCTGGGATTCGAAGACTACTGTCACTTCACCTCGCCCATACGACGTTATCCAGACCTCGTCGTGCATCGCTCTCTTGTGAATCTGATCGAGAAGAAAAAGCCCGCCTACGTCGACGATGAGATGGATGTGCTCGCTCTGCAAACCAGCGAGAAGGAGCGCCACGCCATGGAGGCGGAGCGCGATATGTGGAAGCTGAAGCTCATCCGCTTTATCGAGCAGAGCGGACGTACGGAGTTCCACGGATTCTTAACAGGCTTCAGGCCCGATCTCGTCTACCTCGAACTCGAAGAATGCCCCGTCGAGGGCATCGTGCCGGCCATGCATCTGAGCTCCGAAGGCGAGCTTGTGCTGCCCGACCCGTTCTCTGTGTATATCAAGCGCCTTTCGCGGCCGGCCTTTCTTGGAGAGCGCTGGAAGCTTGAACTGGATCGTATCGACACCGAGGCGCTGCGGCTTTACTTCAAGCCGGTCTGGGGAACGGAAGAGCGCGCCCTCGGCCGTTCACCGAACCAGAAGAATCAGGGCCAGAATCGCAGAGGCCCGCGCAATCAGAATGGCCAGAGTAACGGAAATCGCAACGGGCGTCAGAACAATCGAAGACGAAACGATTCCCGCGGCTCAAAGGATTCGCGAGGCCCACAGTCTGGAGAACGTCGGCGCTGA
- a CDS encoding carbonic anhydrase: MKRLLIAMLAVLLLQCHGTKDHAHWSYSGHGGPEKWGELQDDFKLCSTGKNQSPIDIQPLMARPTGASDIMIQYQPTAMKTLNNGHTVQLNNSAPSVAVIAGQRYELLQLHFHAPSEHKINGRAYPLEVHLVHKSSSGSLAVIGVLFEEGTASAALESLLQSFPDAAGQEKDLAATFQPATLLPAQTGYYQYSGSLTTPPCSEGVLWSVARRTVTASPEQLSRFRKQFYNGNARPVQPMQGRVLESKM; the protein is encoded by the coding sequence ATGAAACGACTGTTGATTGCAATGCTTGCAGTGCTTTTGCTGCAATGCCACGGAACAAAGGACCACGCTCACTGGAGTTATAGCGGTCATGGCGGTCCCGAGAAATGGGGTGAGTTACAGGATGACTTTAAACTCTGCTCTACGGGCAAGAACCAATCTCCGATTGATATACAGCCTCTTATGGCGCGACCGACCGGCGCATCCGATATCATGATTCAGTATCAGCCGACGGCGATGAAGACGTTGAATAACGGCCATACCGTGCAGCTGAATAACTCCGCACCAAGCGTCGCCGTGATTGCCGGCCAAAGATACGAGCTGTTGCAGTTGCATTTTCATGCGCCGTCCGAGCATAAGATCAACGGGCGCGCCTATCCTCTTGAGGTGCATCTTGTTCATAAGAGTTCATCCGGCTCACTTGCCGTGATCGGCGTGCTTTTCGAGGAAGGCACGGCATCGGCCGCTCTTGAGTCCCTGCTACAGTCGTTTCCCGATGCCGCCGGGCAGGAAAAGGATCTGGCCGCAACGTTTCAGCCGGCTACACTGCTTCCCGCGCAAACGGGCTATTATCAATACTCAGGATCGCTGACGACGCCTCCCTGTTCCGAGGGCGTACTCTGGAGCGTGGCGCGACGAACGGTCACCGCCTCACCCGAACAGCTTTCGCGTTTTCGCAAGCAGTTTTATAACGGGAACGCACGGCCCGTGCAACCGATGCAGGGTCGCGTTCTGGAAAGCAAGATGTGA
- a CDS encoding spiro-SPASM protein, with the protein MTNRVILCLETPPVLHEELLASSVRRLGDFIHALSNKPELDILCNVSAASQAERLATAINEKIGPVNVRSYSGPIAIALHGCISADEVAVVFPGIVPFLDVRQGMQMLERHLKFRTHYSYSDTAVPGFLFDIVSGDLFTDMPPEGMQQPTIEALRAFCFRNIQDVDIDLHYATPDLRAYRLRLDCLDARSADRALRVYRKYPDLVHEQLSDVVRSEADLCGRQPSYLEIELTTEQAVQPTVYPTTEKHSLDEEQASLILKSLRAFRLENDVTVCLGGRGDPFAYAGLDDFVAALSAIDVVKALYIETPGVGLTRSRLDSLVAAWNLSERSGGSQRSPSLMTLIVRLPSLKQAQYRRWMGVDRLNDVLSFLDSICANPVAINVCAEMIRLPENEEELDGFMKRFPADKVRPLIGKYSRFGDALPALDVVDLSPLNRDYCRHLAFDFFINAKGEMPVCRQKLSGGPTLRESDLLSVFESRRNLHLSWMKGEYESVLPQCASCDDWYFFNA; encoded by the coding sequence ATGACGAACAGGGTTATCCTCTGTCTGGAAACGCCTCCCGTTCTGCATGAGGAACTGCTTGCGTCTTCTGTCAGACGCCTCGGCGATTTTATTCACGCTCTATCGAATAAACCGGAACTTGATATACTGTGCAATGTATCAGCCGCATCTCAGGCAGAGCGGTTGGCGACGGCGATCAACGAGAAGATCGGCCCTGTGAACGTTCGTTCTTATTCCGGTCCGATTGCGATTGCCCTGCATGGCTGCATCTCTGCTGATGAGGTGGCCGTCGTTTTCCCAGGCATCGTGCCGTTTCTTGACGTCAGGCAGGGCATGCAGATGCTCGAACGCCATCTGAAGTTCCGCACGCATTATTCTTACTCCGATACGGCCGTTCCGGGGTTCCTGTTTGATATCGTATCGGGCGATCTTTTTACCGATATGCCTCCGGAGGGCATGCAGCAGCCGACGATTGAGGCGCTGAGAGCCTTCTGCTTTCGCAATATTCAGGATGTCGATATCGATCTGCATTATGCGACGCCCGATCTGCGCGCCTATCGCCTGCGTCTTGATTGTCTGGACGCCCGTTCCGCCGATCGTGCCCTTCGTGTATATCGTAAATACCCAGACCTTGTACACGAACAGCTGTCGGATGTCGTGCGTTCTGAAGCGGATCTCTGCGGACGACAGCCGTCTTATCTGGAGATCGAGCTCACGACGGAGCAGGCCGTGCAGCCGACAGTCTACCCGACCACTGAAAAGCATTCGTTAGACGAAGAACAGGCGTCGCTTATCCTGAAATCATTACGTGCTTTTCGGCTTGAGAACGATGTGACCGTCTGTCTGGGCGGACGGGGTGATCCGTTCGCCTATGCCGGTCTGGATGACTTTGTCGCCGCTCTTTCTGCGATCGATGTGGTGAAGGCTCTTTATATCGAGACACCGGGCGTGGGCCTCACTCGATCTCGGCTTGATTCGTTAGTCGCCGCATGGAATCTATCGGAACGATCGGGGGGATCGCAGCGATCGCCGTCGCTGATGACGTTGATCGTAAGGCTGCCGTCATTAAAACAGGCGCAGTACCGCCGCTGGATGGGAGTTGACCGCCTGAATGACGTTCTTTCCTTCCTTGATTCCATCTGTGCGAATCCGGTTGCGATAAACGTCTGCGCCGAGATGATCCGACTGCCTGAGAATGAAGAAGAACTCGATGGCTTCATGAAACGCTTCCCGGCCGATAAGGTGCGGCCGCTGATCGGCAAATACAGTCGCTTCGGCGATGCTCTTCCCGCTCTGGACGTCGTCGATCTCAGTCCTCTGAACAGGGATTACTGCCGTCATCTTGCCTTTGATTTCTTTATTAATGCAAAGGGCGAGATGCCTGTATGCAGACAGAAGCTTTCTGGAGGCCCGACCCTGCGCGAGAGCGATCTGCTCTCGGTCTTTGAGTCGCGACGCAATCTGCATCTCTCATGGATGAAGGGCGAGTATGAGAGCGTGTTGCCGCAATGTGCCTCATGCGACGACTGGTATTTCTTTAACGCATGA
- the tsaB gene encoding tRNA (adenosine(37)-N6)-threonylcarbamoyltransferase complex dimerization subunit type 1 TsaB — protein sequence MNCLVIDCSTRWIICGIHSLHDGAVIPGAEIRLEAPRESSTRLVAEIGALVKRTGLRPDYILSALGPGSFTGLRIGVTTARDLSQLWNIPAAGIDTLTLYGWAVREHDSIEEPFALLFDGRQKRYYTKKITNDLFTTRDEIIVDLDPLEFESIGLSQVYVDDPSSLSLPERVRIRTIPPEALTARSFFETALKLDAFHPEKSWKDLIPVYIRDNPARPNQPASAAQ from the coding sequence TTGAACTGTCTGGTTATCGACTGCTCCACACGCTGGATCATTTGCGGCATTCATTCGCTGCATGACGGCGCCGTTATTCCTGGAGCAGAGATCCGGCTGGAGGCTCCGCGCGAAAGCTCGACTCGCCTCGTGGCCGAAATCGGAGCACTGGTCAAGCGGACGGGATTGCGTCCCGACTACATCCTGAGCGCCCTCGGTCCCGGTTCCTTTACCGGATTGCGCATCGGCGTGACGACGGCCCGCGATCTGTCGCAGCTGTGGAATATTCCCGCCGCCGGCATCGACACGCTTACGCTGTATGGATGGGCCGTCAGAGAGCATGACTCGATAGAGGAACCTTTCGCCCTTCTTTTCGACGGCAGACAGAAGCGCTACTATACGAAGAAGATCACCAACGATCTTTTCACGACTCGCGATGAGATCATCGTCGACCTTGATCCGCTCGAATTCGAAAGCATCGGTCTTTCGCAGGTTTATGTCGATGATCCCTCTTCGCTTTCCTTACCCGAACGGGTGCGGATACGAACGATACCGCCAGAGGCGTTAACCGCTCGCTCCTTTTTTGAAACGGCCCTGAAGCTGGATGCCTTTCATCCGGAGAAGAGCTGGAAGGATCTGATTCCGGTATATATTCGTGATAATCCCGCCCGCCCCAACCAACCGGCATCGGCCGCTCAATAA
- the tsaE gene encoding tRNA (adenosine(37)-N6)-threonylcarbamoyltransferase complex ATPase subunit type 1 TsaE, producing MQEEPSQTPDGETLLETVRSNDESDTEAFAHRLFSRYLLDLPGAVLLLDGDLGAGKTAFCRALGRLLAIDEPVNSPTFNLLHQHSGKKGVLCHYDLYRISEMELEELEFPDLWADVVDQRFTIHAIEWWRRAGSIHSRLPVFRIELEFHPPEEHRTIHLYRRNA from the coding sequence ATGCAGGAGGAGCCATCCCAGACGCCAGACGGGGAGACGCTTCTGGAAACGGTTCGTTCAAACGACGAATCTGACACAGAGGCCTTCGCTCATCGTCTCTTCTCCCGCTATTTACTCGATCTGCCCGGCGCCGTGCTGCTACTCGACGGAGATCTGGGTGCCGGAAAGACTGCGTTCTGCAGAGCTCTCGGTCGCTTGCTTGCCATCGACGAGCCCGTAAACAGCCCGACGTTCAACCTCCTGCACCAGCACAGCGGAAAAAAAGGCGTCCTCTGCCATTACGACCTCTATCGTATCTCAGAGATGGAGCTTGAGGAGCTGGAGTTCCCCGATCTCTGGGCAGACGTCGTCGATCAGCGATTCACCATTCATGCCATCGAATGGTGGAGGCGTGCCGGATCGATTCATTCCCGACTGCCGGTGTTCCGGATCGAGCTGGAGTTTCATCCGCCCGAAGAACACCGGACCATCCATCTTTACAGGAGAAACGCTTGA
- a CDS encoding MotA/TolQ/ExbB proton channel family protein gives MLTWLMKGGPVMVPLALCSLIYLALILYVLSGFFKLRHLSPDLYASADESTEDFLDRWVFPYRSAILWMNRLAGIATLLGLFGTVTGIQAAFADMEVAQNISPDTFARGINQALITTVVGLAMAIPGTALHFVFRDLFEKAERAALRRRSEGERR, from the coding sequence ATGCTGACCTGGTTGATGAAAGGCGGGCCCGTCATGGTGCCGCTTGCCTTATGTTCTTTGATCTATCTTGCCCTGATCCTCTATGTGCTTTCCGGGTTTTTCAAGCTAAGACATCTTTCACCCGACCTGTATGCCTCTGCCGATGAGTCGACGGAGGATTTTCTCGATCGATGGGTTTTTCCGTATCGGAGCGCCATCCTCTGGATGAACCGCCTGGCCGGTATTGCGACGCTGCTCGGCCTTTTCGGAACGGTAACCGGCATTCAGGCTGCCTTCGCCGATATGGAGGTGGCCCAGAACATCAGCCCCGATACGTTTGCGCGCGGCATCAATCAGGCCTTGATCACGACCGTCGTCGGTCTGGCGATGGCCATTCCCGGAACGGCGCTGCATTTTGTGTTTCGCGACCTTTTCGAAAAGGCGGAGCGAGCGGCCCTGCGCCGTCGATCCGAAGGCGAGA
- a CDS encoding CASTOR/POLLUX-related putative ion channel translates to MKKRPGLIARLQYRFDNFMSGGGLSIFLALLSLFAAAFLLMAVIRFVANLMLPDETVGSLTDQLWRVFLQISDAGAVAEDGDSSVVNKVMGIITIFLGLVLFSSLVAFITSQFEAKLDDLRKGRSLVVEKGHTLILGFGDRVLEIVRELIVANESERDAAIVVLSAEEKDAMDDFFREQIEDTKSTRIITRSGVSSSVQTLERLSVIDAKSIIILNDVAADAEHDDKELADARVLKTIMAIIACTGEANVPPILAEFHLENKRKLARGIAPQINVIEEQSLLAKLMVQTSRVPGLAFVYDNLVGFEGCEFYYYKNPRGWGGKTYGDLVFHFATSSVIGYRKPDGEVVANPPASTVIDDAWELLLIAEDDSDIRYLETAIKATTPTEPGHAAPPRRIERQLIVGWSRKSAIIVDEYSDYLASGSEIVVVVPRMSDEMRAEFEEIRGRHEGIQMKLQEMDLHDPAAMHSLTPELYDNVILLKEDGGDPELRDAATIAMLLEFRHYFKNSGNKNVRTQLISEVADSNNIEVIQEVGVRDFLISNKFVSKIYAQASEEAEVLKAYDELFGAEGSEIYIKPLSLYMSSIPSRISFGDLCAAALKRGESCFGVRISAEEHNGNGNHGIYINPPKSRIFELTSADFLITLAEEME, encoded by the coding sequence ATGAAGAAACGGCCGGGGCTGATCGCCCGATTACAATACAGATTCGATAATTTCATGTCGGGGGGCGGCCTTTCCATCTTCCTGGCCTTGCTTTCCCTATTTGCTGCGGCTTTTCTTTTGATGGCCGTCATCCGATTTGTGGCGAATCTCATGCTGCCCGATGAGACGGTCGGCTCTCTGACAGATCAGCTCTGGCGCGTCTTCTTACAGATCTCTGATGCCGGCGCCGTCGCCGAAGACGGAGATAGCTCCGTCGTGAATAAGGTGATGGGCATTATAACCATCTTTCTTGGCCTTGTTCTCTTCTCGAGCCTTGTCGCCTTTATTACCAGCCAGTTTGAAGCGAAGCTCGACGATCTGCGCAAAGGACGCAGCCTGGTCGTCGAAAAAGGCCATACGCTGATCCTGGGCTTCGGCGATCGCGTTCTTGAAATCGTGCGTGAGCTTATCGTGGCTAACGAATCTGAGCGCGATGCGGCCATCGTCGTTCTTTCGGCTGAAGAGAAGGATGCCATGGACGACTTCTTCAGAGAGCAGATCGAAGATACGAAGTCGACGCGCATCATCACGCGATCGGGCGTATCATCAAGCGTGCAGACGCTTGAGCGATTGAGCGTCATCGACGCGAAAAGCATCATCATTCTGAACGACGTCGCCGCCGACGCCGAGCACGACGATAAGGAGCTTGCCGATGCCCGTGTGTTGAAAACGATCATGGCCATCATCGCCTGCACCGGTGAGGCGAACGTGCCGCCCATCCTTGCCGAGTTTCATCTTGAGAATAAGCGCAAGCTGGCAAGAGGCATCGCTCCTCAGATAAACGTAATCGAAGAGCAGTCTTTACTGGCCAAGCTGATGGTGCAGACGTCGCGAGTTCCGGGCCTCGCCTTTGTCTATGATAACCTTGTCGGCTTTGAAGGCTGCGAATTCTATTATTATAAGAATCCGCGCGGATGGGGCGGGAAAACCTACGGCGACCTCGTCTTTCACTTCGCTACAAGCTCAGTGATTGGATACCGCAAGCCCGACGGCGAAGTCGTGGCCAATCCTCCGGCGAGCACGGTGATCGATGACGCATGGGAGCTTCTTCTGATCGCCGAAGACGACTCCGATATAAGGTATCTTGAAACTGCGATCAAGGCGACGACGCCGACCGAGCCAGGGCACGCCGCTCCTCCGCGACGGATCGAGCGACAGCTTATCGTTGGCTGGAGCCGCAAGTCGGCGATTATTGTCGACGAATACTCCGACTATCTGGCTTCGGGATCAGAGATCGTCGTCGTCGTTCCGCGGATGAGCGACGAGATGCGCGCCGAATTCGAAGAGATCAGGGGGCGACACGAAGGGATTCAGATGAAGCTTCAGGAGATGGATCTGCACGACCCCGCAGCCATGCACTCGCTGACGCCCGAACTCTACGACAACGTCATTCTCTTAAAAGAAGACGGAGGCGACCCGGAGCTGCGCGATGCGGCGACGATTGCGATGCTTCTGGAATTCCGACACTACTTCAAGAATTCGGGCAATAAGAACGTGCGCACGCAGCTCATCAGCGAGGTGGCCGATTCAAATAACATTGAGGTGATTCAGGAGGTCGGCGTTCGCGACTTCCTTATTTCGAATAAATTCGTCTCGAAGATATACGCCCAGGCATCGGAAGAGGCCGAGGTGCTCAAGGCCTATGACGAGTTGTTCGGAGCCGAAGGCAGCGAGATCTACATCAAGCCGCTTTCGCTGTATATGAGCAGCATTCCCTCGCGTATCAGCTTCGGCGATCTCTGTGCCGCCGCTTTAAAGCGCGGCGAATCCTGCTTTGGAGTTCGTATCAGTGCCGAAGAACATAACGGAAACGGCAACCACGGAATCTATATCAATCCGCCGAAAAGCCGTATCTTCGAACTGACGTCGGCCGACTTCTTGATTACGTTAGCCGAAGAGATGGAGTAG
- a CDS encoding CPBP family intramembrane glutamic endopeptidase has protein sequence MTVEKDPPVADRILRSVTFLILFLAVFGSFFLRPEPKTDSAVLEDLTKTQSDLFFKFIAAGALNIDEAKTEEQKTVLKNAIVGQLQSIDSEPAFRTPEVQVQKRMVLAHLGEDIGGYDEKSLGPYKEAFQNLYADRSLPSEGDAILTMPATELAVLDYLKRNDPERYAIEHKKVKEKAASLLTAINIGSIVFLFIITLGLYGAVRFFFNRPPAYFGRFLDTVKPAQQPVFMETAILFLFVMFPVGMILSRFLSEQWMLPFNFVLIPAAFLISLLYFKSETRPEMLRWLFWVPVFDQVSSENDTAPTQRPFLPSLFKEIGVGIVAWAVIFPVGALATLIAVTLAGGEAVPSVHPIVQYVDGHRLEVFLLAVVIAPIVEEVIFRNFVYGFFRFRFQGFLAALFSGFFFAVIHPYSAVLMPQLTVLGAGLAILREHRPGIVAPIVTHMIVNGLAFLFMQLLF, from the coding sequence ATGACAGTGGAAAAAGATCCCCCCGTCGCTGACCGCATTCTCAGAAGCGTTACTTTTCTCATACTTTTCCTGGCCGTATTCGGTTCGTTCTTTCTGCGTCCCGAGCCGAAGACCGATAGTGCCGTACTTGAAGATCTTACAAAGACGCAGAGCGATCTGTTTTTCAAGTTCATTGCAGCGGGAGCTCTGAACATTGACGAAGCGAAAACCGAAGAACAAAAGACTGTTCTCAAGAATGCCATTGTCGGGCAGTTACAATCCATCGACAGTGAGCCGGCCTTTCGTACTCCAGAGGTGCAGGTGCAGAAGCGAATGGTGCTGGCTCATCTCGGCGAAGACATCGGCGGTTATGATGAAAAGAGCCTTGGCCCTTATAAAGAAGCCTTTCAGAATCTCTATGCCGACCGTTCTCTACCATCTGAGGGAGACGCTATTCTGACTATGCCGGCGACGGAGCTTGCCGTTCTGGATTATTTGAAGAGAAACGATCCCGAGCGTTATGCGATAGAGCATAAAAAGGTGAAAGAAAAGGCCGCATCGTTGCTCACCGCAATTAACATCGGCAGTATCGTCTTTCTTTTCATTATCACTCTGGGGCTTTATGGAGCGGTGCGATTCTTCTTTAACCGACCGCCGGCATACTTCGGCCGCTTCCTTGATACGGTGAAGCCGGCGCAGCAACCCGTTTTCATGGAAACGGCGATTCTCTTTTTATTCGTCATGTTTCCGGTCGGCATGATCCTTTCGCGCTTTTTAAGCGAGCAGTGGATGCTTCCGTTTAATTTTGTTTTGATCCCGGCAGCCTTCCTGATCTCCCTTCTTTATTTTAAAAGTGAAACAAGGCCCGAGATGCTGCGCTGGCTTTTCTGGGTTCCCGTATTTGATCAGGTCTCATCAGAGAATGATACCGCTCCTACGCAGCGTCCGTTTTTGCCGTCTTTATTTAAAGAGATCGGTGTCGGTATCGTTGCCTGGGCCGTGATCTTTCCCGTGGGCGCTCTTGCCACATTGATTGCCGTTACGCTTGCCGGAGGCGAGGCAGTGCCTTCCGTGCATCCTATCGTGCAGTATGTCGATGGACATCGTCTGGAGGTCTTTCTGCTCGCCGTTGTGATCGCGCCGATCGTAGAAGAGGTGATCTTTCGGAATTTCGTCTATGGCTTCTTTCGCTTTCGGTTCCAGGGATTTCTTGCAGCGCTTTTCAGCGGCTTCTTTTTCGCTGTCATTCATCCATACAGCGCCGTGCTTATGCCTCAGCTTACGGTACTTGGAGCGGGACTTGCCATTCTGCGAGAGCATCGTCCTGGAATCGTCGCCCCCATCGTCACACATATGATCGTCAACGGACTGGCCTTCCTATTCATGCAGCTGCTGTTTTGA
- a CDS encoding cytidylyltransferase domain-containing protein, producing MKAAVLIQARSRSTRLPGKCFLPMPFRISLSVVERVYSQVARSGIQCYFLIPDDDEDLRRHLVEKKLPFLTGPEHDVRERYRKAATALHLDVIVRATADNPFTDPDHIVLSLNRMKEVGVELFSFTDLPLGAAVEVFTMQALMTDTPEEKDIHREHVSLHIKHHPERFAVLHESSPVMMSWRRRTQYGGPLPRLTVDERRDYDTLVAVAERLEEDSLIGLLDLFLAMPGLFEGNRDVEQLRFDRG from the coding sequence ATGAAAGCCGCCGTATTGATACAGGCGCGAAGCCGCTCCACCCGCCTGCCGGGAAAATGCTTTTTGCCGATGCCGTTCAGGATTTCCCTCTCTGTAGTTGAGCGCGTTTACTCTCAAGTTGCGCGCTCTGGTATTCAATGTTACTTCCTTATTCCCGATGATGATGAAGACCTCAGGCGGCATCTTGTCGAAAAAAAGCTGCCTTTTCTTACAGGGCCCGAGCATGATGTGCGGGAGCGGTATCGTAAGGCGGCGACTGCCTTGCATCTTGATGTGATCGTGCGGGCAACGGCCGACAATCCGTTTACGGATCCGGATCATATTGTCCTTTCTTTGAATCGTATGAAGGAAGTCGGCGTCGAGCTGTTCTCTTTTACCGATCTTCCTCTTGGAGCGGCCGTGGAGGTTTTCACGATGCAGGCCTTGATGACGGACACGCCAGAAGAAAAGGATATACACCGGGAGCATGTCAGCCTGCATATCAAGCATCATCCTGAACGCTTTGCCGTGCTGCATGAGTCGTCGCCCGTTATGATGTCCTGGCGCAGGCGAACGCAGTATGGCGGCCCGCTTCCCCGTCTGACCGTTGACGAGCGGCGCGACTATGATACGCTGGTCGCCGTGGCGGAAAGGCTTGAAGAGGATTCCTTGATCGGCTTACTTGATCTGTTTCTTGCCATGCCTGGTTTATTTGAAGGCAATCGTGATGTGGAACAACTACGTTTCGACAGGGGCTGA